In a genomic window of Streptomyces noursei ATCC 11455:
- the alc gene encoding allantoicase, whose amino-acid sequence MSVTPAADSTDPHANDAQPYAGGDPYADYRGGDFSFTSLVDLADRRFGAGVIAANDEFFAERENLLKPTPAVFDPEHFGHKGKIMDGWETRRRRGADGDHPFPAEDEHDWALIRLAAPGVIRGVIVDTAHFRGNYPQQVTVEATALPGSPGPEDLLADDVKWEELVPRTPVRGHAANGFEVTAERRFTHLRLKQHPDGGIARLRVYGEVVPDPEWLDVLGTLDLASVMHGGTVEDASDRFYSSPTQIIQPDLSRKMDDGWENRRRRVRGTNDWVRFRLAAQGEIRAVEIDTAYLKGNSAGWARLSGCDGNPDDASAWFEILPRTKLQPDTPHRFVLPRRVTATHVRLDVYPDGGLARMRVHGDLTDAGRAELVRRFDELSG is encoded by the coding sequence ATGTCCGTCACCCCGGCCGCCGATTCCACCGATCCGCACGCCAACGACGCCCAGCCGTACGCCGGCGGCGACCCGTACGCCGACTACCGCGGCGGTGACTTCTCCTTCACCTCGCTCGTCGACCTGGCCGACCGCCGCTTCGGTGCCGGTGTGATCGCCGCCAACGACGAGTTCTTCGCCGAGCGGGAGAACCTGCTGAAGCCGACCCCGGCGGTCTTCGACCCCGAGCACTTCGGCCACAAGGGCAAGATCATGGACGGCTGGGAGACCCGGCGCCGGCGCGGCGCCGACGGCGACCACCCCTTCCCCGCCGAGGACGAGCACGACTGGGCGCTGATCCGCCTCGCCGCCCCCGGCGTGATCCGCGGCGTCATCGTCGACACCGCCCACTTCCGCGGCAACTACCCGCAGCAGGTCACCGTCGAGGCCACCGCGCTGCCCGGCAGCCCCGGCCCCGAGGACCTGCTCGCCGACGACGTGAAGTGGGAGGAGCTCGTCCCCCGCACGCCCGTACGCGGCCACGCCGCCAACGGCTTCGAGGTCACCGCCGAGCGCCGCTTCACCCACCTCCGCCTCAAGCAGCACCCCGACGGCGGCATAGCCCGCCTCCGGGTCTACGGCGAGGTGGTCCCCGACCCGGAGTGGCTGGACGTGCTGGGCACCCTGGACCTGGCCTCGGTGATGCACGGCGGCACCGTCGAGGACGCCTCCGACCGCTTCTACTCCTCGCCCACCCAGATCATCCAGCCCGACCTCTCGCGCAAGATGGACGACGGCTGGGAGAACCGCCGCCGCCGGGTCCGGGGCACCAACGACTGGGTGCGGTTCAGGCTCGCCGCGCAGGGCGAGATCCGGGCCGTCGAGATCGACACCGCCTACCTCAAGGGCAACTCGGCCGGCTGGGCCCGGCTTTCGGGCTGCGACGGGAACCCGGACGACGCGTCCGCGTGGTTCGAGATCCTGCCCAGGACCAAGCTCCAGCCCGACACCCCGCACCGCTTCGTGCTGCCCCGCCGGGTGACCGCCACCCACGTCCGCCTGGACGTCTACCCCGACGGCGGCCTGGCCCGGATGCGGGTGCACGGCGACCTCACCGACGCCGGCCGGGCCGAACTGGTCCGCCGCTTCGACGAGCTGAGCGGCTGA
- the pepN gene encoding aminopeptidase N, giving the protein MPGTNLTREEAQERARLLTVDAYDIELDLSGAQGGGTFRSVTTVRFDAVDDGAASFIDLVAPTVHEVLLNGTALDAAAVFQDSRIALPGLRAGRNELTVVADCAYTNSGEGLHRFVDPVDQQVYLYTQFEVPDARRVFASFEQPDLKATFRFTVTAPQGWTVISNSPTPQPAPADNVWRFAPTPRISTYITALIAGPYHSVHSTWEGADGRSVPLGIYCRPSLAEHLDAEEIFAVTRQGFDWFEEKFDYPYPFAKYDQLFVPEFNAGAMENAGAVTIRDQYVFRSKVTDAAYEVRAETILHELAHMWFGDLVTMEWWNDLWLNESFATYTSIACQAYAPGSKWPHSWTTFANSMKTWAYRQDQLPSTHPIMAEIRDLDDVLVNFDGITYAKGASVLKQLVAYVGMDEFFQGVQAYFKAHAYGNTRLTDLLGALEKTSGRDLKTWSKKWLETAGINILRPEIEVAADGTVTAFAVRQEAPALPAGATGEPVLRPHRIAIGYYDLQDGKLVRTGGVELDVDGERTEVPFPEGFRRPDVILLNDGDLSYAKVRLDEQSLKVVTEHLGDFTESLPRALSWASSWDMTRDAELPTRDYLSLALSGIGKESDIGVVQSLHRQVKLAQDLYAAPERRAAGLAAWTEAALAHLRAAEPGSDHQLAWARAFAASARTDEQLDLLQGLLDGTQEIPGLAVDTELRWALLERLAATGRADEPEIAAELKRDATSAGERHAVTARAARPTAAAKAEAWASVVESDALPNAVQEAVIGGFIQPDQQELLAPYTAKYFEVIKDVWDNRSHEMAQQIVVGLYPALQVSQETLDATDAWLAQADPSPALRRLVTESRAGVERALKARAADAAAGA; this is encoded by the coding sequence GTGCCTGGTACGAATCTGACCCGGGAAGAGGCCCAGGAGCGGGCGCGTCTGCTGACCGTGGACGCGTACGACATCGAGCTGGACCTGAGCGGGGCGCAGGGTGGAGGCACGTTCCGGTCGGTGACGACGGTGCGGTTCGACGCCGTCGACGACGGCGCGGCGTCGTTCATCGACCTGGTGGCGCCGACCGTGCACGAGGTGCTGCTCAACGGCACGGCGCTCGATGCGGCGGCGGTGTTCCAGGACTCGCGGATCGCGCTGCCCGGGCTGCGGGCGGGCCGCAACGAGCTGACGGTCGTCGCCGACTGCGCGTACACCAACAGCGGTGAGGGGCTGCACCGGTTCGTCGACCCGGTGGACCAGCAGGTCTACCTCTACACGCAGTTCGAGGTGCCGGACGCCCGGCGGGTGTTCGCCAGCTTCGAGCAGCCGGACCTGAAGGCCACGTTCCGGTTCACCGTGACGGCGCCGCAGGGCTGGACGGTGATCTCGAACTCGCCGACGCCTCAGCCGGCGCCGGCCGACAACGTCTGGCGGTTCGCGCCCACGCCGCGGATCTCCACCTACATCACCGCGCTGATCGCCGGCCCGTACCACAGCGTGCACAGCACCTGGGAGGGCGCCGACGGGCGGTCGGTGCCGCTGGGGATCTACTGCCGGCCGTCGCTGGCCGAGCACCTGGACGCGGAGGAGATCTTCGCGGTCACCCGGCAGGGCTTCGACTGGTTCGAGGAGAAGTTCGACTACCCGTACCCGTTCGCCAAGTACGACCAGCTCTTCGTGCCGGAGTTCAACGCCGGCGCGATGGAGAACGCCGGCGCGGTCACCATCCGCGACCAGTACGTCTTCCGCTCGAAGGTGACGGACGCGGCCTACGAGGTGCGCGCCGAGACGATTCTGCACGAGCTGGCGCACATGTGGTTCGGCGACCTGGTCACCATGGAGTGGTGGAACGACCTGTGGCTGAACGAGTCGTTCGCCACCTACACCTCCATCGCCTGCCAGGCGTACGCGCCGGGCAGCAAGTGGCCGCACTCCTGGACCACGTTCGCCAACTCCATGAAGACCTGGGCCTACCGGCAGGACCAACTGCCGTCCACCCACCCGATCATGGCGGAGATCCGGGACCTCGACGACGTCCTGGTCAACTTCGACGGCATCACCTACGCCAAGGGCGCCAGCGTCCTCAAGCAGCTGGTGGCCTACGTCGGCATGGACGAGTTCTTCCAGGGCGTCCAGGCGTACTTCAAGGCGCACGCCTACGGCAACACCCGGCTGACCGACCTGCTCGGGGCGCTGGAGAAGACCAGCGGCCGGGACCTGAAGACCTGGTCGAAGAAGTGGCTGGAGACGGCCGGCATCAACATCCTGCGGCCGGAGATCGAGGTCGCCGCCGACGGCACCGTCACCGCCTTCGCGGTGCGGCAGGAGGCGCCGGCGCTGCCGGCCGGGGCGACCGGCGAGCCGGTGCTGCGCCCGCACCGGATCGCGATCGGCTACTACGACCTCCAGGACGGCAAGCTGGTCCGCACCGGCGGGGTCGAGCTGGACGTGGACGGCGAGCGCACCGAGGTGCCGTTCCCCGAGGGCTTCCGCCGGCCGGACGTGATCCTGCTCAACGACGGCGACCTGTCGTACGCCAAGGTGCGGCTGGACGAGCAGTCGCTGAAGGTCGTCACCGAGCACCTCGGGGACTTCACCGAGTCGCTGCCGCGGGCCCTGTCGTGGGCCTCGTCCTGGGACATGACCCGGGACGCCGAACTCCCCACCCGTGACTACCTGTCGCTGGCGCTCTCCGGCATCGGCAAGGAGTCCGACATCGGCGTCGTCCAGTCGCTGCACCGCCAGGTGAAGCTGGCGCAGGACCTGTACGCGGCACCGGAGCGGCGCGCGGCGGGCCTGGCCGCCTGGACCGAGGCGGCGCTGGCCCACCTGCGGGCCGCCGAGCCGGGCAGCGACCACCAGCTGGCGTGGGCCCGGGCGTTCGCCGCTTCGGCCCGCACCGACGAGCAGCTGGACCTGCTCCAGGGCCTGCTGGACGGCACGCAGGAGATCCCCGGTCTGGCCGTGGACACCGAGCTGCGCTGGGCGCTGCTGGAGCGGCTGGCGGCCACCGGCCGGGCCGACGAGCCGGAGATCGCCGCCGAGTTGAAGCGGGACGCGACCTCGGCGGGCGAGCGGCACGCGGTGACGGCGCGCGCCGCGCGGCCCACCGCGGCGGCCAAGGCCGAGGCATGGGCCTCGGTCGTGGAGTCCGACGCGCTCCCCAACGCCGTGCAGGAGGCCGTCATCGGCGGCTTCATCCAGCCCGACCAGCAGGAGCTGCTGGCGCCCTACACCGCGAAGTACTTCGAGGTGATCAAGGACGTCTGGGACAACCGCAGCCACGAGATGGCCCAGCAGATCGTGGTGGGGCTGTACCCGGCCCTCCAGGTCTCCCAGGAGACCCTGGACGCCACCGACGCCTGGCTGGCGCAGGCCGACCCGAGCCCGGCCCTGCGCCGCCTGGTGACGGAGTCCCGGGCCGGCGTCGAGCGGGCGCTGAAGGCCCGCGCGGCGGACGCGGCCGCCGGGGCCTGA
- a CDS encoding DUF1203 domain-containing protein, whose product MDRYPALAIPATALKELRATDDAGRPMEPYTARTDGVPLACVGSPLRCCLRAIEEGERVALVSYAPLRRWAAETGAAPGAYDEQGPVFIHAEECPGPDPAATGHPHARAGALRTLRRYDGRGRIVGGRYFEIPEDAAGGFEAAFDEAFADPAVALVHVRALEYGCFLYEVRRP is encoded by the coding sequence ATGGACAGGTACCCAGCACTTGCGATTCCGGCCACCGCTCTGAAGGAGCTGCGCGCCACCGACGACGCCGGCCGGCCGATGGAGCCGTACACCGCCCGCACCGACGGGGTGCCGCTGGCCTGCGTGGGCAGTCCGCTGCGCTGCTGCCTGCGGGCCATCGAGGAGGGCGAGCGGGTGGCCCTGGTCTCGTACGCGCCGCTGCGCCGCTGGGCGGCGGAGACGGGGGCCGCGCCGGGGGCCTACGACGAGCAGGGACCGGTCTTCATCCATGCCGAGGAGTGCCCGGGACCGGACCCGGCGGCCACCGGCCACCCGCACGCCCGCGCCGGGGCGTTGCGGACGCTGCGGCGCTACGACGGCCGGGGCCGGATCGTCGGCGGGCGGTACTTCGAGATCCCCGAGGACGCCGCGGGCGGCTTCGAGGCGGCCTTCGACGAGGCGTTCGCCGATCCGGCGGTGGCCCTGGTGCACGTCCGGGCGCTGGAGTACGGCTGTTTCCTGTACGAGGTGCGTCGCCCCTGA